The Streptomyces sp. NBC_00440 genome contains a region encoding:
- a CDS encoding NAD+ synthase — protein sequence MPQLRLALNQIDSTVGDLAGNAEAIVHWTRHSIEQGAHLVAFPEMMLTGYPVEDLALRSSFVDASRAALRALAARLDTEGFGEVPVVVGYLDRTEKAQPRYGQPAGAPRDAGAVLHRGEVALTFSKHHLPNYGVFDEFRYFVPGETLPVIRVHGVDVALAICEDLWQDGGRVPATRSAGAGLLVSINASPYELNKDDQRLELVRKRAREAGCTTAYVAMTGGQDELVYDGDSIVVDQDGEVVARAPQFTEGCVVVDLELPAAGPVPSGVVADGLRIEHVTLSDKPVPEYPAELPGGYADRLDDDEELYTALVVGLRAYAAKNGFSSVLIGLSGGIDSALVAAIACDAIGAKNVYGVSMPSKYSSDHSRGDAAELARRTGLNYRTVEIAPMFDAYMESLSLTGLAEENLQSRLRGTTLMAISNQEGQIVLAPGNKSELAVGYSTLYGDSVGAYGPIKDVYKTSIFRLAEWRNRAAAERGQTPPIPENSISKPPSAELRPGQVDTDSLPDYEVLDAILARYVDADQGLDSIVAAGFDPELVAKTLRMVDTAEYKRRQYPPGTKISAKGFGKDRRLPITNRWRETS from the coding sequence GTGCCTCAACTACGCCTCGCACTGAATCAGATCGACTCGACCGTCGGTGACCTCGCCGGGAACGCCGAGGCGATCGTCCACTGGACCCGGCACTCCATCGAGCAGGGCGCCCATCTGGTGGCGTTCCCCGAGATGATGCTGACCGGATACCCCGTCGAGGACCTGGCCCTGCGGTCGTCCTTCGTCGACGCGTCCCGGGCCGCGCTGCGCGCGCTCGCCGCCCGGCTGGACACCGAAGGGTTCGGGGAGGTCCCCGTCGTCGTCGGCTACCTCGACCGCACCGAGAAGGCCCAGCCCCGCTACGGGCAGCCCGCGGGCGCCCCGCGGGACGCCGGGGCCGTGCTGCACCGCGGGGAGGTCGCGCTGACCTTCTCCAAACACCACCTGCCGAACTACGGCGTCTTCGACGAGTTCCGCTACTTCGTCCCCGGCGAGACCCTCCCGGTGATCCGGGTGCACGGCGTCGATGTCGCGCTCGCCATCTGCGAGGACCTCTGGCAGGACGGCGGACGGGTCCCCGCCACCCGGTCGGCCGGCGCCGGGCTGCTGGTCTCGATCAACGCGTCGCCGTACGAGCTGAACAAGGACGACCAGCGCCTTGAGCTGGTCCGCAAGCGGGCCAGGGAGGCCGGCTGCACCACCGCGTACGTCGCGATGACCGGCGGCCAGGACGAGCTGGTCTACGACGGCGACTCGATCGTGGTCGACCAGGACGGCGAAGTCGTCGCGCGGGCACCGCAGTTCACCGAGGGCTGTGTGGTGGTCGACCTGGAGCTGCCCGCCGCGGGCCCGGTCCCTTCCGGCGTGGTCGCCGACGGGCTGCGCATCGAGCACGTCACGCTCTCCGACAAGCCGGTTCCCGAGTACCCGGCCGAGCTGCCCGGCGGCTACGCCGACCGGCTCGACGACGACGAGGAGCTGTACACGGCGCTGGTCGTGGGCCTGCGGGCGTACGCGGCGAAGAACGGCTTCTCCTCGGTGCTGATCGGGCTCTCCGGCGGTATCGACTCGGCGCTCGTCGCGGCCATCGCCTGCGACGCCATTGGTGCGAAGAACGTGTACGGCGTCTCGATGCCGTCCAAGTACTCGTCCGACCACTCCCGGGGCGACGCGGCCGAACTGGCCCGGCGTACCGGGCTGAACTACCGGACCGTGGAGATCGCGCCGATGTTCGACGCGTACATGGAGTCGCTCTCGCTCACCGGCCTGGCCGAGGAGAACCTCCAGTCGCGGCTGCGCGGCACCACGCTGATGGCCATCTCCAACCAGGAGGGCCAGATCGTGCTCGCGCCGGGCAACAAGTCCGAGCTGGCGGTGGGGTACTCGACGCTCTACGGCGACTCGGTCGGCGCGTACGGCCCGATCAAGGACGTCTACAAGACCTCGATCTTCCGGCTCGCCGAGTGGCGGAACCGGGCGGCGGCCGAGCGGGGCCAGACGCCGCCGATCCCGGAGAACTCGATCTCCAAGCCGCCCAGCGCCGAGCTGCGCCCGGGTCAGGTCGACACGGACTCGCTGCCGGACTACGAGGTGCTCGACGCGATCCTGGCGCGGTACGTCGACGCCGACCAGGGCCTCGACTCCATTGTCGCGGCCGGGTTCGACCCGGAGCTGGTGGCGAAGACGCTCCGGATGGTGGACACCGCCGAGTACAAGCGGCGTCAGTACCCGCCGGGCACCAAGATCTCCGCGAAGGGGTTCGGCAAGGACCGGCGGCTGCCGATCACGAACCGCTGGCGCGAGACGAGCTGA
- a CDS encoding MFS transporter, producing the protein MPLALLALAISAFGIGTTEFVMMGLLPNVADDLGTSVPTAGYLVSAYAIGVVVGAPLLTAIGSRIPRKRMLLLLMALFTVGNLASAFAPGFGWLLAGRVLAGLPHGAFFGVGAVVASGLVDEGRRGRAVATMFLGLTIANIVGVPAATLLGQHLGWRATFVVVGVIGLVALAALARLIPYVPVDAHQSLRHEVRALGNRQVLLGLLTAVFGFAGVFAVYSYLASITTEVMGFSESSVTLVLALFGIGMTLGALAAGPLSDRALRPTVYGSLAGLAVVLVAFDFTVHVKWAALLSVVLLGAVGFMTTTPLQMLVMEKARSAPTLASASNHSAFNLANAGGAWLGGVAIAAGWGWMSPTLVGAALAVIGLAIAVTAGVLDRGTRKGASRVVAEGPRTERALSSSRASGS; encoded by the coding sequence ATGCCCCTGGCCCTGCTCGCGCTGGCCATCTCCGCGTTCGGCATCGGCACCACAGAGTTCGTGATGATGGGCCTGCTGCCCAATGTCGCCGACGACCTGGGCACCTCCGTGCCCACTGCGGGCTATCTCGTCTCCGCCTACGCGATCGGCGTCGTCGTCGGCGCCCCGCTCCTCACCGCCATCGGCTCCCGGATCCCGCGCAAGCGGATGCTGCTGCTCCTGATGGCCCTGTTCACCGTCGGCAACCTGGCATCCGCCTTCGCGCCCGGCTTCGGCTGGCTGCTGGCCGGGCGGGTACTCGCCGGGCTGCCGCACGGCGCCTTCTTCGGCGTCGGCGCGGTCGTCGCCTCAGGCCTGGTCGACGAGGGCAGGCGCGGCCGCGCCGTCGCCACCATGTTCCTCGGCCTGACCATCGCCAACATCGTCGGCGTCCCCGCCGCCACCCTGCTCGGGCAGCACCTCGGCTGGCGCGCCACCTTCGTCGTGGTCGGCGTGATCGGCCTGGTGGCGCTGGCCGCGCTGGCCCGGCTCATCCCGTACGTCCCCGTCGACGCACACCAGAGCCTGCGCCACGAGGTGCGCGCCCTCGGCAACCGGCAGGTGCTCCTCGGGCTGCTCACCGCGGTCTTCGGCTTCGCCGGGGTCTTCGCCGTGTACAGCTACCTCGCCTCGATCACCACCGAGGTCATGGGCTTCTCCGAGTCCTCGGTGACCCTGGTGCTCGCGCTCTTCGGTATCGGTATGACGCTGGGCGCGCTGGCCGCCGGGCCGCTGAGCGACCGGGCGCTGCGCCCCACGGTGTACGGCTCGCTGGCCGGGCTCGCCGTCGTGCTGGTCGCGTTCGACTTCACCGTCCATGTGAAGTGGGCCGCGCTGCTGAGCGTGGTGCTCCTCGGCGCGGTCGGCTTCATGACCACGACCCCGCTCCAGATGCTGGTGATGGAGAAGGCCAGGTCGGCCCCCACCCTCGCGTCGGCCTCCAACCACTCCGCCTTCAACCTGGCCAACGCGGGCGGCGCCTGGCTCGGCGGGGTCGCCATCGCGGCAGGCTGGGGCTGGATGTCACCGACCCTGGTGGGCGCGGCGCTCGCCGTGATCGGTCTCGCCATCGCGGTGACCGCGGGCGTGCTGGACCGCGGTACGCGGAAGGGGGCCTCCCGCGTGGTCGCGGAAGGCCCCCGTACGGAGCGTGCGCTCAGCTCGTCTCGCGCCAGCGGTTCGTGA
- a CDS encoding endonuclease/exonuclease/phosphatase family protein, producing MAQAHFTDTEHGGSEHGHSESGSRRLFGGRWRGDQGIWRRGIVLACFAVLLTLTMLFHGHLPNDIGNLGSLTETFLPWLGLIGIPVLLVLGLLRRSATALIALLLPVIVWLNVFGGLLTDKSASGGDLVVATHNVNAANPDPVGTAKKVAASGADVVALEELAAGKVSTYSKALAATYPYHAVEGTVGLWSKYPMSDTEPVNIRLGWVRALRSTVTTPKGKVAFYVAHLPSVRVKLDAGFTASQRDQSADALGAAIRKEPLKDVVLLGDLNGTMNDRSLNAVSAQMRSTQGAAGNGFGFSWPAKFPMARIDQILVKGADPVSSWTLPRTGSDHLPIAARIKLQG from the coding sequence ATGGCGCAGGCGCACTTCACGGACACGGAACACGGCGGCTCGGAGCACGGGCATTCCGAGTCCGGTTCCCGGCGTCTGTTCGGCGGGCGCTGGCGGGGTGACCAGGGCATCTGGCGCCGCGGCATCGTCCTCGCGTGCTTCGCCGTTCTGCTCACGCTGACGATGCTCTTCCACGGGCATCTCCCCAACGACATCGGCAACCTCGGCAGTCTCACCGAGACCTTCCTGCCCTGGCTGGGCCTGATCGGCATCCCGGTCCTGCTCGTTCTGGGGCTGCTGCGCCGCTCGGCCACCGCGCTGATCGCCCTGCTGCTGCCCGTCATCGTCTGGCTGAACGTCTTCGGCGGACTGCTCACCGACAAGTCGGCCTCCGGCGGCGACCTGGTGGTGGCCACCCACAACGTGAACGCGGCGAACCCCGACCCGGTGGGCACCGCGAAGAAGGTCGCCGCTTCGGGCGCCGACGTGGTCGCCCTGGAGGAGCTGGCGGCGGGCAAGGTCTCGACGTACTCGAAGGCCCTCGCGGCCACCTACCCGTACCACGCGGTGGAGGGCACGGTCGGGCTCTGGAGCAAGTACCCGATGAGCGACACCGAGCCCGTCAATATAAGGCTCGGCTGGGTCCGCGCCCTGCGGTCCACGGTCACCACACCCAAGGGCAAGGTCGCTTTCTACGTCGCGCACCTCCCCTCGGTGCGGGTGAAGCTCGACGCCGGGTTCACCGCGTCGCAGCGCGACCAGAGCGCGGACGCGCTGGGTGCGGCCATCAGGAAGGAGCCGCTGAAGGACGTGGTGCTCCTCGGTGACCTCAACGGGACGATGAACGACCGTTCGCTGAACGCGGTGAGCGCGCAGATGCGCTCCACCCAGGGCGCAGCGGGCAACGGCTTCGGCTTCAGCTGGCCCGCGAAGTTCCCGATGGCGCGGATCGACCAGATCCTGGTCAAGGGCGCCGACCCGGTCTCCTCCTGGACGCTGCCCAGGACCGGCAGCGACCATCTGCCGATCGCGGCCCGCATCAAGCTCCAGGGATAG
- a CDS encoding TetR/AcrR family transcriptional regulator, with protein MPPTEHRPAEQRRGRPRSEAVERSIVEAVVKLLEEGVPLTEVSIERVARTAGVGKATIYRRWKGKEELFIDVLKAIEPAAPELRGTSVRDYLVAMLESLRRQGLAKRSSTLLYNVFAQMQSYPELWRAYHDTVVEARRRMGAEIVRRGIEEGEIRSDLAPDLINDLFVGPMLLRTVLRPEAELDDDLAARVVDALLEGLAPRGSEGQHS; from the coding sequence GTGCCCCCGACGGAACACAGGCCGGCTGAGCAGCGGCGCGGACGGCCGCGCTCGGAGGCGGTCGAGCGGTCGATCGTCGAGGCCGTGGTGAAGCTGCTGGAGGAGGGCGTCCCGCTCACCGAGGTGTCCATCGAGCGGGTCGCCCGCACCGCGGGCGTCGGCAAGGCGACCATCTACCGCCGCTGGAAGGGCAAGGAAGAACTCTTCATCGATGTGCTCAAGGCCATCGAGCCCGCTGCCCCGGAGCTGCGGGGCACCTCGGTCCGCGACTATCTGGTCGCCATGCTCGAATCGCTGCGTCGGCAGGGCCTCGCGAAGCGCTCATCGACACTGCTGTACAACGTCTTCGCGCAGATGCAGAGCTATCCGGAACTCTGGCGGGCCTACCACGACACGGTCGTCGAGGCCCGCCGCCGGATGGGGGCGGAGATCGTACGCCGGGGGATCGAGGAGGGTGAGATCCGCTCCGACCTCGCCCCGGACCTGATCAACGACCTGTTCGTGGGGCCCATGCTGCTGCGCACCGTGCTCCGCCCCGAAGCGGAGCTCGATGACGATCTGGCCGCCCGGGTCGTGGACGCGCTCCTGGAGGGGCTCGCTCCGCGCGGAAGCGAGGGGCAGCACAGCTGA
- a CDS encoding MFS transporter, whose amino-acid sequence MTNSTGPVAAPRIPEAVHRRRWAILAALMLSLLIVVLDNSILNVAVKTIAAPAPTGLGATQSQLEWAINAYTLVFAGLLFTAGLLGDRIGRKKVLLFGLAVFGIGSVLAALSTSPAELVAFRAVMGLGGAFVMPATLAVLMNVFEREEQPKAIGIWAGGVGLAIAIGPITGGVLLEHFWWGSVFLVNVPVVIVALIAMVLLVPDSRDPNPGHIDPVGVSLSIVGLVLLVYGIIRGGELADFTAPSVLLTTLGGVAVLTGFVLYEKHSSHPAIDVTYFKNPAFSAAVAAIALVFFALMGVTFFSAFYMQSVRGYSALESGVLLLPLAAAQMIFSPRARLVVERFGARAVCTAGMVLVAAGLGCFAFFGAGTPIWVMEAVFFVMGTGMAHIMPPVTVSIMQSLPREKAGSGSAINNTFRQVGGALGVAVLGSVLSASYRSGIEGHLGAVPPGARKAAGESIEATLGIAEKLGPAGRALAGRADTAFLHAMHVTALGSAGVALLGAVVVVLFLPGRPKSGGAAGAEVEAVPASATIGTD is encoded by the coding sequence ATGACCAACTCCACGGGGCCAGTCGCAGCGCCCCGCATACCCGAAGCCGTACACCGGCGCCGCTGGGCGATCCTGGCCGCGCTGATGCTGAGCCTGCTGATAGTGGTGCTCGACAACTCCATCCTCAATGTGGCGGTCAAGACCATCGCCGCCCCCGCGCCGACCGGACTCGGCGCCACCCAGAGCCAGCTGGAATGGGCGATCAACGCCTACACGCTGGTCTTCGCCGGACTGCTCTTCACCGCGGGTCTCCTGGGTGACCGCATCGGCCGCAAGAAGGTCCTGCTCTTCGGGCTCGCGGTCTTCGGAATCGGCTCGGTGCTCGCCGCGCTCTCCACCTCGCCGGCCGAACTCGTCGCGTTCCGGGCCGTGATGGGCCTCGGCGGGGCCTTCGTGATGCCCGCCACTCTCGCCGTGCTGATGAACGTCTTCGAGCGCGAGGAGCAGCCCAAGGCCATCGGTATCTGGGCAGGCGGCGTCGGCCTGGCCATCGCCATCGGCCCGATCACCGGCGGAGTGCTGCTCGAACACTTCTGGTGGGGCTCGGTGTTCCTGGTCAATGTGCCGGTGGTGATCGTCGCGCTGATCGCGATGGTGCTGCTGGTCCCCGATTCGAGGGACCCCAACCCCGGCCACATCGACCCGGTGGGCGTGAGCCTGTCCATCGTCGGCCTGGTGCTGCTGGTGTACGGGATCATCCGCGGCGGCGAACTGGCCGACTTCACCGCGCCGTCCGTACTGCTGACCACGCTCGGCGGGGTCGCGGTGCTGACCGGCTTCGTGCTGTACGAGAAGCACAGCAGCCACCCGGCCATCGACGTCACCTACTTCAAGAACCCGGCGTTCTCCGCGGCCGTCGCCGCCATCGCGCTGGTCTTCTTCGCGCTGATGGGCGTCACCTTCTTCTCCGCGTTCTACATGCAGAGCGTCCGCGGCTACAGCGCGCTGGAGTCCGGCGTCCTGCTGCTCCCGCTCGCCGCGGCCCAGATGATCTTCTCGCCGCGGGCCAGGCTCGTCGTCGAGCGGTTCGGCGCCCGCGCCGTCTGCACGGCCGGCATGGTGCTGGTCGCCGCCGGGCTCGGCTGTTTCGCGTTCTTCGGCGCTGGTACGCCCATCTGGGTGATGGAGGCCGTCTTCTTCGTCATGGGCACGGGAATGGCCCACATCATGCCGCCGGTCACCGTCTCGATCATGCAGTCGCTGCCCCGTGAGAAGGCCGGTTCCGGTTCCGCGATCAACAACACCTTCCGCCAGGTGGGCGGGGCGCTCGGGGTCGCCGTCCTGGGGTCGGTGCTCTCCGCCTCGTACCGGAGTGGCATCGAGGGTCACCTCGGCGCGGTGCCGCCCGGTGCGCGCAAGGCGGCGGGGGAGTCGATCGAGGCGACGCTGGGCATCGCGGAGAAGCTCGGCCCGGCCGGCCGCGCACTCGCGGGCCGGGCGGACACCGCATTCCTGCACGCCATGCATGTGACGGCACTCGGCTCGGCCGGGGTCGCCCTGCTCGGCGCCGTCGTGGTGGTGCTCTTCCTGCCCGGCCGTCCGAAGTCCGGCGGCGCCGCCGGAGCGGAGGTGGAGGCGGTCCCCGCGTCGGCGACAATCGGTACGGACTGA
- the panB gene encoding 3-methyl-2-oxobutanoate hydroxymethyltransferase: MTRALNPQSPTASAGKPADSSKALYGGRSSRRITVHDIGGAKERGEKWPMLTAYDAMTASVFDEAGIPVMLVGDSMGNCHLGYDTTVPVTLDEMTMLSAAVVRGTSRALIVADLPFGSYQEGPVQALRSAMRLIKDAGVGAVKLEGGERSHQQIDLLVRSGIPVMGHIGLTPQSVNSMGYRVQGRGEEAAQQLLRDAKAVQDAGAFAVVLELVPAELAAEVTRILHIPTVGIGAGPECDAQVLVYTDMVGLTGGKVPRFTKQYADLRRTLGDAAKEFADEVVGGTFPQEQHTFH, encoded by the coding sequence ATGACGCGCGCGTTGAACCCCCAGAGCCCCACCGCCTCCGCCGGGAAGCCCGCCGACAGCAGCAAGGCGCTGTACGGCGGCCGGAGCAGCAGGCGCATCACCGTCCACGACATCGGCGGCGCCAAGGAGCGCGGCGAGAAGTGGCCCATGCTCACCGCGTACGACGCGATGACCGCTTCCGTCTTCGACGAGGCAGGCATCCCGGTGATGCTCGTCGGCGACTCGATGGGCAACTGCCATCTCGGCTACGACACCACGGTCCCGGTCACCCTCGACGAGATGACGATGCTCTCCGCCGCCGTCGTACGCGGCACCTCAAGGGCGCTGATCGTCGCCGACCTGCCCTTCGGCAGCTACCAGGAAGGCCCCGTCCAGGCACTGCGCAGCGCGATGCGGCTGATCAAGGACGCGGGCGTGGGCGCGGTGAAGCTGGAGGGCGGCGAGCGCTCCCACCAGCAGATCGATCTGCTGGTGCGGTCCGGCATCCCCGTCATGGGGCACATCGGGCTGACGCCGCAGTCCGTCAACTCCATGGGCTACCGGGTGCAGGGCCGCGGCGAGGAGGCCGCACAGCAGCTGCTGCGCGACGCCAAGGCCGTGCAGGACGCGGGCGCGTTCGCGGTCGTACTCGAACTCGTACCCGCCGAGCTGGCCGCCGAGGTCACCCGCATCCTGCACATTCCGACGGTCGGGATCGGCGCCGGCCCCGAGTGCGACGCGCAGGTGCTCGTCTACACCGACATGGTCGGTCTGACGGGCGGCAAGGTGCCGCGCTTCACCAAGCAGTACGCGGACCTCCGCCGGACGCTCGGCGACGCGGCGAAGGAGTTCGCCGACGAGGTCGTCGGCGGGACGTTCCCGCAGGAGCAGCACACCTTCCACTAG
- a CDS encoding ATP-binding cassette domain-containing protein → MTRIDKNPGNGGPAVQVRGLVKHYGDTKALDGVDLDVREGTVLGVLGPNGAGKTTLVRVLSTLLQPDSGTATVAGYNVLTQPRQLRRVIGLTGQYASVDEKLSGRENLYMIGRLLDLPRKDARRRADELLERFSLTEAAKKAAMNYSGGMRRRLDLAASMIGRPSVLFLDEPTTGLDPRTRNEVWDEVQRMVAEGATVLITTQYMEEAEQLANELTVIDKGKVIANGKVNELKAKVGGRTLRIEPSDRAQLPAMARALAEAGLDGVAGSQAVPDEGLLNVPILSDEQLTAVVGLLASRGFGITNIGTHLPSLDEVFLAITGQKPTVQDGFDENEKTDQVQEAAV, encoded by the coding sequence ATGACGCGAATCGACAAGAACCCCGGGAACGGCGGACCCGCCGTACAGGTGCGGGGGCTGGTGAAGCACTACGGGGACACGAAGGCCCTGGACGGCGTGGACCTGGACGTCCGGGAGGGCACGGTCCTCGGTGTGCTCGGGCCCAACGGCGCCGGGAAGACCACCCTCGTACGAGTCCTCTCCACCCTGTTGCAACCCGACTCGGGCACCGCGACCGTGGCCGGCTACAACGTCCTGACCCAGCCCCGGCAGCTGCGCCGGGTCATCGGTCTCACCGGGCAGTACGCATCGGTCGACGAGAAGCTCTCCGGCCGGGAGAACCTCTACATGATCGGCAGGCTGCTCGACCTCCCCCGCAAGGACGCCAGGCGCCGCGCGGACGAGCTGCTTGAGCGGTTCTCGCTGACGGAGGCCGCCAAGAAGGCCGCGATGAACTACTCGGGCGGGATGCGCCGCAGGCTCGACCTGGCCGCTTCCATGATCGGCCGCCCGTCCGTGCTCTTCCTCGACGAGCCGACGACCGGTCTCGACCCCCGTACCCGCAACGAGGTCTGGGACGAGGTGCAGCGGATGGTCGCGGAGGGGGCGACCGTGCTCATCACCACCCAGTACATGGAGGAGGCCGAGCAGCTCGCCAACGAGCTGACGGTCATCGACAAGGGCAAGGTCATCGCCAACGGCAAGGTGAACGAGCTGAAGGCGAAGGTCGGCGGCCGCACCCTCCGGATCGAGCCGAGCGACCGTGCCCAGCTGCCCGCCATGGCGCGCGCCCTGGCTGAGGCAGGGCTCGACGGTGTCGCCGGCTCGCAGGCGGTGCCCGACGAGGGTCTGCTCAATGTGCCGATCCTCAGCGACGAGCAACTGACCGCGGTGGTCGGCCTGCTGGCCTCGCGCGGCTTCGGCATCACCAACATCGGTACCCATCTGCCCAGCCTGGACGAGGTGTTCCTGGCCATCACCGGCCAGAAGCCCACCGTGCAGGACGGCTTCGACGAGAACGAGAAGACGGACCAGGTCCAGGAGGCCGCGGTATGA
- a CDS encoding ABC transporter permease produces the protein MSTATIEKPAPAVTAATAGEGRIGLRANLRHIGALARRNALQIKADPESMFDVLFMPIIFTLLFVFVFGGAIAGKGNQTQYVDYVVPGLMAMMGMNIAMAVGTGVNDDFKKGVMDRFRSMPIARSSVLIAKIVVEIGRMLVAITILLTVGFILGLTIHTSVLSLFAAIGLSLVFGASLMWIFILLGLTMKTVQAVQGMAMLVLMPLQFGSSIFAPPTTMPGWLQAFTDYNPLSNLADAARNLVNGGPVAHSVLMTLGWSVAITALTAPLAIRKFRKKT, from the coding sequence ATGAGCACGGCAACGATCGAGAAACCGGCACCCGCCGTGACTGCCGCGACCGCCGGTGAGGGGCGGATCGGGCTGCGGGCCAATCTGCGCCACATCGGAGCGCTGGCCCGGCGCAACGCGCTGCAGATCAAGGCAGATCCGGAGTCGATGTTCGACGTCCTGTTCATGCCGATCATCTTCACCCTGCTGTTCGTGTTCGTCTTCGGCGGCGCCATCGCGGGCAAGGGCAACCAGACGCAGTACGTCGACTACGTCGTCCCCGGCCTGATGGCGATGATGGGCATGAACATCGCCATGGCCGTCGGCACCGGGGTCAACGACGACTTCAAGAAGGGGGTGATGGACCGGTTCCGCAGTATGCCCATCGCCCGGTCGTCCGTCCTCATCGCGAAGATCGTCGTGGAGATCGGCCGGATGCTGGTCGCCATCACGATCCTGCTGACCGTGGGCTTCATCCTCGGCCTCACCATCCACACCTCGGTGCTCTCGCTCTTCGCGGCGATCGGCCTCTCGCTGGTGTTCGGCGCCTCGCTGATGTGGATCTTCATTCTGCTCGGACTGACCATGAAGACGGTGCAGGCCGTCCAGGGGATGGCCATGCTGGTTCTGATGCCGCTGCAGTTCGGCTCGTCGATCTTCGCCCCGCCCACCACGATGCCCGGCTGGCTCCAGGCGTTCACCGACTACAACCCGCTCTCCAACCTCGCGGACGCGGCACGGAACCTGGTGAACGGCGGCCCGGTCGCCCACTCCGTGCTGATGACGCTCGGCTGGTCGGTGGCGATCACCGCGCTCACCGCTCCGCTGGCGATCCGGAAGTTCCGCAAGAAGACCTGA